The Cannabis sativa cultivar Pink pepper isolate KNU-18-1 chromosome 8, ASM2916894v1, whole genome shotgun sequence genomic interval cttttctaaTGGAATTATGGCGTTATTTGATACTGGTGATGTTCAATTTGTGCAGATGAGGTCGAACTCGACGAGGAAGACAGGGAGCCTGTTGATGGCGACGGAGGTCATGATCGAGACGACGATGAAGAGGATGAGGATGACGGTACGCTCTTCTAGTTTTTCGCCtctcgttttttttttctctatgtaGTTTGTATAGTTTGTATAGAGTTCTGAGCTTTAATTTCTTGCTTTATTGGATTGGAAGGTTAGGTTTAGTTGGTCTAGCTTTGCTTTTGTCTTTGGATTTTTCATAGAAGATTGAAAACTTTGTGGGCGTAGGGTTGGATTGGGTCAGTTATGATGAGAACATGCAGTGGTAATTTTGACCAAAAAAGGATCAGGTTTTGGTCATTGGTTCGCTCTTATGGGGTCAAAGAgaagatattatttttatttatttttggcggAAAAAGAGAGATTGTAGCTGCGTTAACGACGAAGTCTTGAACAAATGTGCAATTGTTGGAAGGATTTCTTATAACCCAATAATATCCCCATACAGCTTAAGAGAAACTTGCAAAATCATATGCGGCAAAGATTGCTTCACCGTAAATTTGACGAAAGCACAatctttgaaaaataattatgcCGAAGTATTAGCTTATGGAGAATGGATGGTTGTAGAAATGAGTCAGATGACAATTTTATCTTTGAAGAAGACTGAAGTGAAAGAACCATCTTAACTTTTGGGATTTCTGATAACTTAAATTTTCTGTTATCATTTTCCTAGTTATACTTTAAGCCTTTTAAGGGTTTGGATGTCTTAATCTTTGTGGATGCATTTTGAAATGCTCTTCAAGAAGGACAGGCCTGTTGGATTATTAACTGTTTGTTCTGTCACTTGTAATCGTGCACTCTCTAGAGATTGTTTTTGTCTGATATATTGTTAACCGTGccattgattatttatttatttatttaattgcagAAGAAGGACAAGATGAATATGAAAAGGATGGTTTTATAGtagatgatgttgatgaagaAGAACCAGATGAAGAGGAAGATAGGGTGGATAGTGATGAGGAGAgacagaaaaagaagaaaagaaagaaaaagtgaGTGTTTGATCATTGTGTTGCTGTCTTTTTGTCTAGATAATTTGGAGTTGCTATTTGAAATTCCTATGAAAGAGGgaaaatataaaatctgatttttttgTGCTCCTTTAAACTAGCACCAATGGAATTGATGTTTCCATGTTAGTCTACTTCAGTTATATATTGCTTGAGAATTATTTTCTTATCATCTTCTGTAGACACTACAATTGGAAAGTTTTATTGGTGAATCTATTATGCAGCTTGGTCTCTGTTTTAGCTATATTAAATAAGGTTTTTGCTGACAGTTTCTTCTTGCAATTTTTATAGAGAGGAGTACACCCTTGATGAAGATGATTATGAGCTTCTTGAGTATAACAATGTCATACCTCGCAGGAAGGTTGAGCGAATCTTTTTTTTGTTGTCTACGTGTGTAGTTTGAAGTCGAATTCATTTCTGTTTTGTGATTAACTTTAGGGTCCTTGTTTTTAATATTGTCAGGATAAAAAGTTTAAACGGCTTAAAAAAGCTCAGAGGCAAAATGCTGCGGAGTCTTCCGGTTTTTCTGATGAGGAGGAATTTGATGGAAGTGGTAAAGTTGGACGAACTGCAGAGGAGAAGCTTAAGCGCAGTTTATTTGGCGACGATGAAggtacattttgattttttcttcTAGAATAAttagtgtgtgtatatattttaaCAATGAACTGCTACAGGTGCTTTGCTTGAGGACATTGCTGAAGAGGAGGAACCAGTGGAAGAGGAAGATGATGGAGAAATTGGTGACGATGATGAAATGGCAGACTTCATTGTAGATGAAGAATTTGATGAAAGTGGAGTTCCTATGAGGTATTTCTCAATCAGCATCAGCTCTGTTTTGTGTTAATTGTCCATCTAGGAACTTCCTGCTGTTTTGTAAAACAAAGCTTTCTTTTTAATACATTAACATCTTGTTCAGACAGAGGAAGTTGAAGAGAAAGAAATCTCGGCAGGCATCGGGTGTTTCCTCATCTGCTTTGcaggaagctcatgaaatattTGGTGATGTTGATGAATTGTTACAACTTAGAAAACAGGGACTGGATTCTGGTGAATGGAAGGAAAGGAGACTTGAAGATGAATTTGAACCAATTGTTCTATCTGAAAAGTATATGACAGAGAAGGACGACCAGATTCGGGAGCTTGATGTTCCAGAAAGAATGCAGGTTCTGAGTTTGTCTTGAAATATGTGATTTGTTCCTGTAATTGTGCAGTGTAGCTTCTTGAACGAGAGCAATTTGCCTCGCatttatttcttatttatttatttatctccaGGTTTCTGAGGAAAGCACTGGTTCTCCTCCTCTGGATGAAATTAGTATTATGGCTGAGAGTACCTGGATACATAAGCAACTTACATCTGGTGTGATGCCTTTGTTTGGTGAGACTCATGGCCAGGATTTATCTGTAAACAGGGATGACATCATCAGATTTTTGGACCTTCATCATGTGCAGAAGTTGGATGTTAGTCTCTAATCAATGTTTACATACCcatatttaaatgatatatatttaCAATATTGTTTTGCTGTTATCAGATACCTTTTATTGCTATGTATCGAAAAGAGGAGTGTCTAAGCTTGTTGAAGGATCCTGATGATGACAATCAAGATACTGAAAGAACTCCTAGTCTGAAGTGGCATAAGGTGAATGTGTTCTTGGCTAAAACAACTGTTAAATACTGTGTGATcttagttttaaaaatcggtCGAGCTCGAGGCGAATTGGTGAAAAAACGTATCGAGGCTATGCCTCATCAGCTGTCATTGAGGTGTACTTGAGGCGCACACCTCAACAGTGGGCCTTTTTTGTGTATTAGGGCTGTTGTTTTGTGGGCTGATttgggcttttttttttttttttcaaaaaaaaaagctttTCCAATAACTATTTTCAGACTTTTAAATGACTATGGGATTTAGTTTAGGCCTTTTTCAACAgatttttaatagaaaaatacAACTTTAAAAACCCCAAGCCTCTCATACATTATCTCCGATCTCTCCGCAGTCGAGTCCCTCCTTCGTCAGTCCTCATCTATCTCACGCATGTATTTATTCTTTATATGTTTAGGACTTTTACCATTTTTCATTTGAAATTGAACCTTTTATGAATTTAGTTCATGATTTTAAGACTTAACtagtatttttcatgaatattATGACTTTGTTATGGAATTATGTGTTTTTTTAATATGAATTTTATGACGTTTTTCTTCTTATTGTTGAGGCATATGCCTTGCGAGACTAAGGGAAAATGCCTCAGTACTCGATCCTGTTGGTGAACAACAGAACTTAATGAATAAGTGTTTGCGTGCTTCTTTGCAGGTGCTCTGGGCAATTCAGGACCTGGACAGAAAGTGGTTGCTTCTTCAGAAACGAAAGAGTGCTCTCCAATTATACTACAATAAGCGGTTTGAGGAGGAATCTCGACGTGTTTATGATGAGAGAAAGCTTGCCTTCAATCAGCCCATTTTTGAGTCAATTATGAATGCACTTAAAGCTGCAGCATCAGAAAGAGAAGTTGATGATGTTGACTCGAAGTTTAACTTGCATTTCCCAGCTGGTGAGGTTGGTGCCGATGAAGGGCAATATAAGCGGCCCAAAAGGAAATCACTGTATAGTGTTTGCAGTAAGGCTGGCTTGTATGATGTTGCAAGCAAGTTTGGGTACAGCTCTGAGCAATTTGGATTGCAGTTATCATTGGAAAGGATGGTAAGTTTGTTTCTTGGAGTTACCATTCTTTTTATGTTGGAACTTTGGGTAAATGTGTGTATGTGTTTATCCAATTCATTGTAGAGGATGGATGAATTGGAGGATGCCAGGGAAACACCAGAGGAGATGGCTTCTACATATACTTGTGCCATGTTTGAGTCACCTCAAGCTGTTCTCAAAGGAGCTAGGCATATGGTATGCCTTGATTAACTTTGTATTCTCTAGTATTTAAGTTTTCTTTTTGAGGCTTCATGGTGTTGTTAATTTGATTTTCCTGACAGTTAGTTGTGCTTTGTCTCAGGCAGCTGTTGAGATAAGTTGTGAGCCGTGTGTCAGGAAGTATGTTAGAGCCAATTACTTGGATAATGTTGTGATATCAACTTGCCCAACAGCTGATGGCAAAGTTGCAATAGATTCTTTTCATCAGTTTTCTGGAGTTAAGTGGCTGCGTGAAAAGCCACTAACTAGTTTTAAGGATGCACAGTGGCTCCTCATCCAGAAAGCTGAAGAGGAAAAGCTTCTTCAAGTGACTATTAAGCTGCCAGAGGAGAAACTAAATAAGTTGATAAATGACTTCAATGAGTACTATCTTAGTGATGGTGTTAGTAAGTCTGCTCAACTGTGGAATGAGCAGCGAAAGTTGATATTGCAGGATGCTCTTTTTACTTTTCTCCTCCCTTCCATGGAGAAAGAAGCAAGAGCCTTGCTGACTAGTAGAGCCAAGAACTGGTTGCTAATGGAATATGGAAAGCTTTTGTGGAACAAAGTTTCAGTGGGACCATATCAAAGGAAGGAGAATGACATGAACTCTGATGATGAAGCTGCACCAAGGGTCATGGCTTGCTGTTGGGGTCCAGGAAAACCAGCCACCACATTTGTGATGCTCGATTCAGCTGGAGAGGTGCTAGACGTTCTGTATACTGGCTCCCTCACCTTACGGTCTCAAAATGTAACTGATCAGCAACGGAAGAAAAATGATCAAGAACGGGTTTTAAAGTTTATGACAGACCATCAACCTCATGTTGTTGTTCTAGGGGCTGTTAATTTGTCTTGTACCCGCCTGAAGGATGATATTTATGAGGTGAGCTTCTAACTTTGTAGTGATTGAAATTGCTGTTGGATACCTTTTTATACAAGTAACTAAACTTGCTTattgcttatatatatattttgtttatacataattttatattgtatgaCTATAGCAAGCTGAAtcgtattatataatattatattattatatgacTTACAAAGCtaatataaaatacattaataCAACGTGAAAGGTGGGTGTGCTCTTAGGTCTTACGCTTGGACCTTTCATTTCCTTGCCTTTTCTTTGACTTCATTTTATGTCATGACTGTAGTAGATCTTCCTTCATATTTGGATCTTTGGTCAGTGAAATCTGAATTTAATCCTATAGTTAGTAACTAAGTTtgcatgtatacatattttatttatacataattttttattgcatGACTTTAGCAAGCTGAATCgtacattaatatatatttgacttacaaagcTAATATTAAACACATTAATACAATGTGGAAGGTGCGTTGCTCTTAGGTCATAAGCTTGAACCTTTCATTTCCTTGCTTTTTCTTTGACttcattttatatcatttttgtaATAGATCTTCCTTCATATTTGGATATTTGGTCAATTTAATCTGAATTTAATCCTTTAGTTAGTAACTAAACTTgcttatatacatatttttttattgtatgaCTTTAGCAAGCTGAATCGTACAATAATATATACTTGACTTACAAAGCTAACataaaacacattaatataatGTGAAAGGTGGGTGTGCTCTTAGTAGGTCTTACTCTTAAGCTTGGACCTTTCATTTCCATGCAATCTGAATTTAATcctttgtttttcatttttcattttaatcctGATAAATTTAATCCGAGTATAGCTTGGGTGCTATATAAATATGTGGCTATCCTGATATATGTTTTTCAATGCCATTTGATTCTGGAAGCACCTCACACATAACCTtgtattacaaattatttttaacttttgaaGATCAAATTTCATGCTTTTGAGGCCTTAATAATGTTGTGCATAAAATAATTGGATTGAATAAATTACGAAATGGTTAGAGAAAACATTCTTCATTTTGACAAATGGAATTTACTTTTCTCTTGTTTGTATCAGATTATCTTTAAGATGGTGGAAGAAAACCCAAGGGATGTTGGGCATGACATGGACGGCCTAAGCATTGTGTATGGAGATGAATCCTTGCCTCGTTTGTACGAAAATTCTCGGGTTTCATCTGATCAGCTACCTGGACAATCAGGCAAGTATTTTGTCACTAACATAGATGTTTTAGgagttattaaaaaaaagatgTAATTGGATTGAATATGTATATTCGTTGATCTTTTCCCTTTTATTTTGTTAGGCATTGTTAAACGGGCTGTAGCCCTAGGAAGATTTCTTCAAAACCCACTGGCCATGGTATCCACACTATGCGGACCTGGAAAGGAAATTTTGTCTTGGAAACTTAATCCCTTGGAAACCTTTCTTACCACTGATGAGAAATACGGAATGGTTGAACAGGTCATGGTAGATGTTACAAACCAGGTGGGCCTTGACATAAATTTAGCTATAGGCCATGAATGGTTATTTGCTCCGTTGCAATTTGTTTCTGGGCTTGGACCCAGGAAGGCTGCATCTCTTCAAAGGTCTTTGGTAAGAGCTGCGACAATATTGACTAGAAAGGACTTTTTGACAGCCCATGGGCTCGGTAAAAAGGTGTTTGTCAATGCAGTTGGTTTTTTGCGTGTTCGGTGCAGCGGGATGGCTAGCAGCAGTCAATTCATTGATTTGTTAGATGATACAAGAATACATCCAGAATCCTATGCCCTTGCACAAGAGTTGGCTAAAGATGTTTATGATGAAGATGGTgcaaatgatgatgatgatgcaatGGAGATGGCAATAGAGCATGTTAGACATCAGCCTACTATTTTAAAAACTCTAGCAGTTGAGGAATATGCTAAAAGCAAGAACCGGGAGAATAAGATAGAAACATTTTATGATATTAAGAGGGAATTAATGCACGGCTTTCAGGACTGGCGTAAACAATATGAAGAGCCAAGTCAGGATGAAGAGTTCTATATGATCTCAGGTGAAACAGAAGATACTCTTGCTGAGGGGAGAATTGTTCAAGCCACAATCCGTAGGGTTCAAGCTCAAAAGGCTATCTGTGTTCTTGATTCTGGGTTGACTGGGATGCTTATGAAAGAAGATTATTCGGATGACGGGAGAGATATCTCTGAGTTATCTGACAGATTGCATGAAGGTGACATTCTCACTTGCAAGATTAAATCTATTCAGAAGAATAGGTATCAGGTTTTCCTAATTTctaaagagagtgaaatgagaAACAATCGATATCAGAATGCTGGGGACCTTGATCCATATTACCATGAAGATCGAAGCAATCTGCAAAGTGAGCAAGAAAAAGCTCGTAAAGAAAAAGAACTAGCAAAGAAGCTTTTTAAGCCCAGAATGATTGTTCATCCACGTTTTCAGAATATAACTGCAGATGAAGCAATGCAGGTATGTTTTCAATAATTAGTGCGtgcaattattatttatttttttgcatgATCGTGGTGGGTTTGAATTATGTGTTGTGtagtaaatttatattttatttttgtaagaaaagATAAACCTTTTGTATGTATGCAATGTATTAACTCTATAGAACTTTTGAAGAATGATCTATTTTTCAATTAACCATAATGAATTATAGGGTTATTTTCTGCTTTCTTGATTGATGGCTTTTCCTTTGGATTCTTATTGTTGACTGCATATTTGGACTTCAAATGATAAATATTCACATTTGGATTTAAAtggtttaagattttttttccttttactttttctttttcaagaaaAGAGACAAAGGTCACTTGTCTTAGACTGACCTCCTCCCAAGTTTATTTAGGTAACCTCACTTATGTCAGAGGAAAGTTGTggtaataaaataacataagaaATTAAGGCATAAAATACAGCAATAGCACTTTCAGCACTAAACCTGATACATTAGAGCCTATGTCTATAACCCCAAACCAAGGGACTAATCTAAAATTGATACTTGTGTTATTTTTCTCTTTATTGTTTGATAAAAGCTTATATTTTTTGTGGttgttttttgatatttttatggTATCATTTGGAGTTGTATATTTTACCCAGTTATTGGGATTAAGAAGCCTTAGTTTACTATTGGGAGGAATTATGAAGGCAAATGTATGgctgtttttataaatttattatgcACTTTGAACAATGTAAAGACTTGGTTGATTGAGCAACTCTTCATCTCTTTTTGTTTCAGTTTTTGTCTGATAAGGATCCTGGTGAAAGTGTTATCCGTCCTAGTTCACGTGGACCTTCATTCTTAACATTGACTTTGAAAGTTTATGATGGAGTTTATGCTCACAAAGACATTGTTGAAGGTGGCAAGGAGCACAAGGACATCACCAGCTTACTCCGTATAGGAAAGACATTGAAAATTGGGGAGGACAATTTTGAAGATCTGGATGAGGTTAGTTTCCTATACATGCCCTTTCATATAATTGTTGGACCTTCTAAGTCTTTGAGTCTAACCTAATAGTTAATAATTCAATTTAGGTTTCATTGCTCTTAAAATTGttgaatataatttttgttttctgtAACTGATTACCCTTACTGACTGTTGAACTTGTTTTGGTCTTTCTCGTGTACAAAACCGTAGGAAGCTAACATTAGAATTGGTTATTTTATTCTGGAGCTTATCGAAATTATTACTTGGATAATTATTGCTCCTTAGGGCTAGTTGGTGGTGTTCATGGATTTTTCCTAACTCATTTTTGGATAAAAATTTCACCATCTGACTTACGTGGACAGTGGGAAACCTTGATGTAGCAtgtttttgagttttattttaattttttttgtcttgTGCTATTTTTCATTGTTACCACCAGTTCTCGTCTGCTACAAGTGAGGCTTTTCAATAAATTAGAGTGGGGGTCAGTCCAAGACAAGTggcctttttaaaaaaaataaaaaattcactgTATGACATTAATTATCTGAAATCTGACATGTGGTTCTTTATAACTTCATAATAGGTAATGGATCGATATGTTGATCCTTTGGTGGGTCATCTGAAGACAATGCTAAGTTACCGTAAGTTTAAGAAAGGTGCAAAAGCAGAAGTTGATGAACTCTTGAAAATTGAGAAAGCAGAGCATCCTATGAGGATAGTTTATTGCTTTGGCATATCCCATGAACATCCTGGCACTTTCATTCTGACTTACATACGAAGTTCAAATCCACACCATGAGTATATTGGTCTCTATCCAAAAGGGTTCAAGTTCAGAAAAAGGATGTTTGAGGACATTGATCGCCTTGTAGCATATTTTCAGCGGCATATCGATGATCCTCAGCATGATTCAGCACCATCAATTAGATCAGTTGCTGCTATGGTGCCGATGCGAAGTCCTGCAGCTGGGGGCTCTTCGGGGACGTCTGTTGGCAGTGGCTGGGGTGGTTCATCAAACGAGGGTGGACGGAGAGGTCATTCTTTTGACAGGGAACGTTCTTCTACTCCGGGTTCAAGAACAGGTGAAGTTGAAAAGATTCATACTTGGGTTTTTAACTTTGTTTAATCACCGTTTGAGAGGTTGCTCAAATGATCATAAGAGGTCCCAAATGGTCAGATATTTGATTTGTTTCCACAGGTTTGGGTCTAATATAGCAATTATTATAGTTTCTTGGTTCCTAAATTTTGTAAGGTTAGGCAGGGAGAACGctaaaaatattaacaaaaattaatagaTATTAGCTTCCACGTTCATGTTTGTGATATTGTAATCTAATGCATACCTGTTTGAGATAGTCTCTGAAAATGCTTCTATGTTCTGTCTGTAAGCAAATGTCACAGGGTTCTTGGTTTTAGAGATTCGTGATTTACATTTCTCATGTTTGTGTTGCAGACCGCAATGACTTTAGAAATGGTGGTAGTCGAGGTGGAGGTGGACACCCAAGTGGGGTGCCTAGGCCATATGGTGGGCGTGGCCGTGGGCGAGGTTCATACGACAGTAGAGGGAATAGCTCCAACAATGAAAGACAGGAGTCTGGTTATGATGCTCCCAAATGGGATTCAGCTGCCAAAGATGGAGATGATGGTTGGAGCAGTGGTGGTGGAAATAGTTGGGGTGGTGGGGCCAATGACAGTGATAATGGACAATGGAGCAGTGGAAGAGGAAGGGATGCTGGTGGAGCCACAGGGGGGTGGGGTTCGGGCCCCAAAAAGAGTTCAACCCAGTCTGAAAGCGGGAATGGATGGTCTGGCAGTGGAGGTGGTTGGTGAGGGTCGTAAAACTTCTTATCCAACCCGTCATCCAACTGCATGCTTATGCCATCACTTATTCCTGACGTTTCTGAGTTTTGACTAGTTTTCCTGCCCATGGAACATAATAACTTTGCTTTTGTGGTGCTTTTGCTTTTCTAACCTGTACGTACATTTACATGAGTtatcaatgtttttttttaaaagaaagtcTTGTTTTGGAGCATGTGCATGATGAGATTAATGGCTGCCAAAGAGCAGGCAGACACTATAAATAAGCTGAAGCAACACGAGTCACTATGTCAGTGTGGCTTATTATCTTGTTCAAACGCTTTTCCCTATTCTGAGAAATGTGTTTTGCTTCAAATCTCGAAAGATGAGGTGGATTATCGTCTACTtcgattttttatattttttgagttaCAGATTTGTCGTTCCTACATTCCAAATAAGAGACCTCATTTTtggatatataaataaaaaccaaAGAAGACGCCAGAGAGAACATATAACGAAAGCATTTTATTCGAAGTACATACAATCAAAAGAGAAGTAGACTTTACATGAAAAGCATTCCAATAATTTTCATTCGCATTTAAAACATCAAACAGGTAGTCTTCAGGGTCCTAAAATCTGATCACTTGTGATGAGCAGTTAATGCTcctgaaaaattagttttcgtCAAATGGCCATCCAGTATACCCCATCTAGTAATTATTTTCACGCATAGTTGGGGAGCTAGTTCTAGCTCTCGTGTTACGGTTGGA includes:
- the LOC115698749 gene encoding transcription elongation factor SPT6 homolog; this translates as MGKAVVSDEEDEVELDEEDREPVDGDGGHDRDDDEEDEDDEEGQDEYEKDGFIVDDVDEEEPDEEEDRVDSDEERQKKKKRKKKEEYTLDEDDYELLEYNNVIPRRKDKKFKRLKKAQRQNAAESSGFSDEEEFDGSGKVGRTAEEKLKRSLFGDDEGALLEDIAEEEEPVEEEDDGEIGDDDEMADFIVDEEFDESGVPMRQRKLKRKKSRQASGVSSSALQEAHEIFGDVDELLQLRKQGLDSGEWKERRLEDEFEPIVLSEKYMTEKDDQIRELDVPERMQVSEESTGSPPLDEISIMAESTWIHKQLTSGVMPLFGETHGQDLSVNRDDIIRFLDLHHVQKLDIPFIAMYRKEECLSLLKDPDDDNQDTERTPSLKWHKVLWAIQDLDRKWLLLQKRKSALQLYYNKRFEEESRRVYDERKLAFNQPIFESIMNALKAAASEREVDDVDSKFNLHFPAGEVGADEGQYKRPKRKSLYSVCSKAGLYDVASKFGYSSEQFGLQLSLERMRMDELEDARETPEEMASTYTCAMFESPQAVLKGARHMAAVEISCEPCVRKYVRANYLDNVVISTCPTADGKVAIDSFHQFSGVKWLREKPLTSFKDAQWLLIQKAEEEKLLQVTIKLPEEKLNKLINDFNEYYLSDGVSKSAQLWNEQRKLILQDALFTFLLPSMEKEARALLTSRAKNWLLMEYGKLLWNKVSVGPYQRKENDMNSDDEAAPRVMACCWGPGKPATTFVMLDSAGEVLDVLYTGSLTLRSQNVTDQQRKKNDQERVLKFMTDHQPHVVVLGAVNLSCTRLKDDIYEIIFKMVEENPRDVGHDMDGLSIVYGDESLPRLYENSRVSSDQLPGQSGIVKRAVALGRFLQNPLAMVSTLCGPGKEILSWKLNPLETFLTTDEKYGMVEQVMVDVTNQVGLDINLAIGHEWLFAPLQFVSGLGPRKAASLQRSLVRAATILTRKDFLTAHGLGKKVFVNAVGFLRVRCSGMASSSQFIDLLDDTRIHPESYALAQELAKDVYDEDGANDDDDAMEMAIEHVRHQPTILKTLAVEEYAKSKNRENKIETFYDIKRELMHGFQDWRKQYEEPSQDEEFYMISGETEDTLAEGRIVQATIRRVQAQKAICVLDSGLTGMLMKEDYSDDGRDISELSDRLHEGDILTCKIKSIQKNRYQVFLISKESEMRNNRYQNAGDLDPYYHEDRSNLQSEQEKARKEKELAKKLFKPRMIVHPRFQNITADEAMQFLSDKDPGESVIRPSSRGPSFLTLTLKVYDGVYAHKDIVEGGKEHKDITSLLRIGKTLKIGEDNFEDLDEVMDRYVDPLVGHLKTMLSYRKFKKGAKAEVDELLKIEKAEHPMRIVYCFGISHEHPGTFILTYIRSSNPHHEYIGLYPKGFKFRKRMFEDIDRLVAYFQRHIDDPQHDSAPSIRSVAAMVPMRSPAAGGSSGTSVGSGWGGSSNEGGRRGHSFDRERSSTPGSRTDRNDFRNGGSRGGGGHPSGVPRPYGGRGRGRGSYDSRGNSSNNERQESGYDAPKWDSAAKDGDDGWSSGGGNSWGGGANDSDNGQWSSGRGRDAGGATGGWGSGPKKSSTQSESGNGWSGSGGGW